A DNA window from Paraburkholderia hospita contains the following coding sequences:
- a CDS encoding DUF2818 family protein, giving the protein MSVSGWFILTLAVSLANFPFTTRRFFGVITLRNGKTSLVYIVEFVLMYMILASAAYSLEAREGRVFDQGWQFYVITVSLLMVFSFPGFVFRFLLPRTLLRR; this is encoded by the coding sequence ATGTCAGTCTCCGGCTGGTTTATTCTCACCTTGGCCGTATCGTTGGCCAATTTTCCTTTTACCACACGCAGGTTCTTTGGTGTTATCACCCTTCGAAATGGCAAGACATCCTTGGTTTATATAGTGGAGTTTGTATTGATGTACATGATTTTGGCCTCAGCGGCATATTCGTTGGAGGCACGGGAGGGTAGGGTGTTTGACCAAGGATGGCAATTCTATGTAATCACCGTATCACTATTGATGGTGTTTTCGTTTCCAGGATTCGTCTTTCGGTTTCTGCTCCCACGGACATTGCTTCGTCGCTGA
- a CDS encoding cupredoxin domain-containing protein, translating into MSDNIRENPSISIVHKIERRWAIMMSAIMLILMLTVVFTGLHWAMMPPSRVETIRIASLETNSEFSESNLGSAASKDGSVIVRVLAQQYSFTPQCILLPANTPITFRATSADAIHGMLVTGTNINSMIEPGYISTFKTVFPQPAEHLMPCHEYCGTGHQAMWARVKVIERAAFFEMLKRKGANGRLNCVN; encoded by the coding sequence ATGAGCGACAATATCAGGGAAAATCCGTCAATCAGTATCGTCCACAAAATCGAACGAAGGTGGGCGATTATGATGTCGGCAATCATGCTCATTCTGATGCTCACAGTCGTCTTCACGGGATTGCATTGGGCGATGATGCCGCCGTCCAGAGTGGAAACCATACGGATTGCATCCTTGGAAACCAATAGCGAGTTTTCAGAAAGTAATTTGGGGAGTGCCGCATCAAAAGACGGATCCGTTATCGTCCGGGTACTGGCGCAGCAGTATTCGTTCACACCTCAATGTATCCTTCTTCCAGCTAACACGCCCATCACTTTCAGAGCGACCAGCGCTGATGCGATCCACGGCATGCTTGTAACGGGGACTAACATCAATTCGATGATCGAACCAGGCTACATATCAACTTTTAAAACGGTGTTTCCGCAGCCAGCCGAGCATTTGATGCCGTGTCACGAATACTGCGGGACTGGTCATCAAGCGATGTGGGCGCGCGTCAAAGTCATAGAGCGTGCCGCCTTTTTTGAGATGCTTAAACGAAAAGGGGCAAACGGGAGGCTGAACTGTGTTAATTAA
- a CDS encoding b(o/a)3-type cytochrome-c oxidase subunit 1 produces MLINKRLVLLHFWLAFASFAVALALGAWQMYVRSPLHPWIKDPEIYYRSVSAHGSTMAYVFPTLVAMALGYAVIELSLKRAIVGVKLAWVGFGAVALGFMLAVIAIGRGTASVLYTFYPPMIGSSIYYIGVVLIVVGSWVWVALMGVNLAIWKRDNPGVPVPLPMFACVASAYLWGWTAVGAAIEIIFQIIPVSLGWKHNIDAGLARVFYSWTLHAIVYFWLMPAYIAYYTIVPRAIGGRLYSDLMARVSFVMFLVVSMPIGIHHLFADPQVGSGFKFMHSVFTALVAIPTLLTVFTICASVEIAGRLRGGKGVMGWLKALPWGNPMMLAITFSFVMLGFGGAGGLINMSYQLDSTIHNTQWVTGHFHLIFAGAVVIMYFVIAYDLWPQITGRAITDMRLIRIQLWLWFIGIMVLTIPWHLVGIMGMPRRMAYFDYTNGEISSQALPVIISVIGGVICLVAGLLFIFILVRAHRSTVDLVDDYTFSVPIHRTESVPSALNGFRLWLALMIGLTLFNYGYPIASLIARPDTSVPGIPIGQGH; encoded by the coding sequence GTGTTAATTAACAAGCGGCTTGTTCTTCTTCATTTCTGGCTTGCGTTTGCGAGTTTCGCTGTAGCATTGGCATTGGGCGCCTGGCAGATGTACGTGAGAAGTCCGCTACATCCGTGGATAAAGGATCCAGAGATTTACTATCGTTCCGTGTCAGCGCACGGCTCGACTATGGCATACGTCTTCCCGACTCTCGTCGCGATGGCTCTCGGATACGCGGTCATAGAGCTTTCGCTTAAGCGCGCCATTGTCGGGGTGAAGCTAGCGTGGGTAGGCTTTGGCGCCGTTGCCTTGGGTTTTATGCTGGCGGTTATCGCAATAGGGAGGGGTACAGCTTCAGTTCTCTACACGTTCTACCCGCCGATGATCGGCAGCTCGATCTACTATATAGGGGTCGTCCTGATCGTTGTGGGGTCATGGGTATGGGTCGCGCTGATGGGCGTGAACCTCGCGATATGGAAGCGCGATAATCCGGGGGTTCCCGTTCCGCTTCCTATGTTTGCCTGTGTCGCGAGCGCGTACCTCTGGGGATGGACGGCCGTCGGTGCTGCAATCGAAATAATTTTTCAGATTATTCCGGTTTCGTTGGGATGGAAACATAACATTGATGCGGGTCTCGCACGCGTTTTCTATTCTTGGACTCTGCATGCTATTGTGTACTTCTGGCTGATGCCCGCCTACATTGCGTATTACACAATCGTTCCGCGCGCTATCGGCGGGAGACTTTATAGCGATTTGATGGCGCGGGTATCGTTCGTAATGTTTCTGGTTGTGTCAATGCCGATCGGCATACACCACCTGTTCGCTGATCCACAAGTTGGATCGGGCTTCAAATTCATGCACTCGGTCTTTACGGCATTAGTCGCAATTCCTACTTTGCTAACGGTGTTCACAATCTGTGCCTCGGTTGAGATTGCGGGGCGGCTACGGGGCGGGAAGGGTGTCATGGGTTGGTTAAAAGCCCTTCCATGGGGTAACCCCATGATGCTCGCCATCACTTTTTCGTTTGTGATGTTGGGTTTTGGAGGAGCAGGCGGACTTATCAACATGAGTTACCAGTTAGATTCGACTATACATAACACTCAATGGGTGACTGGACACTTTCACCTCATTTTCGCCGGGGCGGTTGTGATCATGTACTTTGTGATCGCTTACGACCTGTGGCCGCAGATCACTGGTCGCGCGATCACAGACATGCGACTGATCCGTATCCAGCTATGGCTCTGGTTCATCGGAATCATGGTATTAACAATCCCCTGGCATTTGGTGGGCATCATGGGTATGCCGCGAAGAATGGCATACTTCGACTACACGAATGGTGAAATTTCGTCTCAGGCGCTGCCTGTGATCATATCGGTCATTGGCGGAGTCATCTGTCTGGTTGCCGGTCTTCTCTTTATTTTCATTTTGGTTCGCGCGCATCGCTCGACGGTCGATCTTGTTGACGACTACACCTTTAGTGTGCCGATTCATCGGACAGAGAGTGTGCCATCTGCGCTGAACGGCTTTCGACTTTGGCTCGCCTTGATGATCGGTCTGACATTGTTTAACTACGGATATCCGATTGCGTCGCTGATTGCCCGCCCAGACACCTCCGTGCCTGGAATCCCGATCGGCCAAGGGCACTGA
- a CDS encoding c-type cytochrome, whose protein sequence is MDAKPVFSLTNRWLVGSVCGTLAVAAAAAAIGFVLLPSVQSGPQFRGIWNAICSAAGVSRHWAENESIVYPADGAVSAVTITSQTLAHDDPDAVQRGEVLAARCAACHNASQAVAPLLAGQDAAFVYKQLSDFQSGARTNVIMTSMVKGLSERDMRDLAHYFASSGHLTGGVATVLVPPIVARGNPTKNVVSCAVCHGGIDHKAGAPFLQGLSASYLGAQLNAFAAGQRHNDSGEQMRNIARNLTETEIKDAAAYYSGFTDSEGRISQP, encoded by the coding sequence ATGGACGCGAAGCCAGTGTTTTCGCTGACGAACCGATGGCTGGTAGGCAGCGTGTGCGGTACCCTCGCCGTCGCGGCCGCTGCTGCTGCGATAGGGTTTGTCCTTCTGCCGTCCGTGCAGAGCGGTCCTCAGTTTCGAGGCATATGGAATGCGATCTGCAGCGCGGCAGGGGTATCCCGCCACTGGGCGGAGAACGAATCAATCGTCTATCCCGCTGACGGCGCGGTAAGTGCGGTTACCATAACGTCGCAGACACTTGCTCATGACGACCCCGACGCGGTGCAGCGCGGCGAGGTGCTCGCAGCACGATGCGCTGCCTGCCACAACGCATCGCAGGCCGTTGCGCCGCTTCTGGCCGGGCAAGACGCTGCATTCGTCTATAAGCAGCTTTCAGATTTTCAAAGTGGTGCGCGAACCAATGTAATAATGACCTCGATGGTCAAAGGACTATCCGAGAGAGATATGCGTGACCTCGCACACTACTTTGCTTCATCAGGGCATTTGACGGGCGGCGTTGCGACGGTCCTAGTGCCGCCGATCGTCGCGCGTGGAAACCCTACAAAGAATGTCGTTTCCTGTGCTGTCTGTCACGGAGGCATTGATCACAAGGCTGGAGCACCATTTCTGCAGGGTCTTTCGGCATCCTACCTAGGTGCTCAGCTAAATGCCTTTGCAGCAGGTCAACGACATAATGATTCCGGCGAGCAAATGCGAAATATCGCTCGGAATCTGACCGAAACAGAGATAAAGGATGCGGCGGCATACTATAGCGGGTTCACGGATTCGGAAGGACGAATATCCCAGCCCTGA
- a CDS encoding cold-shock protein, producing MATGTVKWFNDAKGFGFIKPDDGSGDLFAHFSEIRATGYKSLRENQKVSFEIGVGPKGKQAANIRAS from the coding sequence ATGGCTACAGGTACTGTGAAGTGGTTCAATGATGCAAAAGGTTTTGGTTTCATCAAACCCGATGATGGGAGCGGAGACCTCTTCGCACATTTCTCGGAGATTCGAGCGACCGGATACAAGTCTCTCCGGGAGAATCAAAAAGTTTCCTTCGAGATCGGCGTGGGTCCAAAAGGCAAGCAGGCAGCAAATATCCGGGCATCATGA
- a CDS encoding cytochrome c biogenesis protein ResB produces MRFAIALLVILAIASVVGTVLTQEDTYVNYVNQFGPFWADIFRGLDLYDVYGSWWFMLILVFLVISVSLCLIDNAPKMIRDARGWKDRVREGSLRAFRHKSEFRATALGGVDTAELLMRLGRQLGYRLVTRNTDTGEILIAGKRGALTKLGYISAHLAIVVICIGGLLDSNLPIQLQMWFSGKTATELDTEVDAVSPDHRLPPSNPTFRGFSLVPEGRQTSTVVLSRRDGSLIQDLPFSIQLKKFVVDYYSTGMPKLFASDIVVTDHKTGQRVQARVQVNKPFTYDGISIYQSSFQDGGSKVAMTVWPMAGTGEFTEQLQGVIGGVTQIHLPAAGENREIVELTDFRSINVEDTHNADDVRSARGALKEHSLEKEIDARLGSGAKSNLPTRLRNLGPSMQYKVRDINGQAHEYQTFMLPVNISGQQVFMSGVRLGVNDSFRFLRIPADDYNSVRDWMNLRAALQSPSMRSQAVSRFVRRSYSDADTDAQKVAASDVSRLLDHFAGAEGTKSPMTVPASAGGFMAIAGLIDHSMPAAQQEKAVMALLRTLNGVMWDLWQLSRIKHGEPETKQDPSHMSFIRASVDALSDSFYYGAPIFLQLDSFTQVQASAFQLTRAPGKRFVYIGSLLLVIGIFSMFYVRERRLWFWIKSSKEGGAEVLMAMSTARRTLDFEREFVRTRDAVHIALDTKSAQTR; encoded by the coding sequence ATGCGTTTTGCCATCGCTTTGCTGGTGATACTGGCGATTGCAAGCGTCGTGGGCACTGTCCTCACACAGGAGGATACCTACGTCAATTACGTGAACCAGTTCGGTCCATTTTGGGCTGACATTTTCCGCGGGCTCGATTTATACGACGTCTACGGATCCTGGTGGTTCATGCTGATCCTGGTCTTTCTTGTGATCTCGGTCTCACTCTGTTTGATTGACAATGCCCCGAAGATGATCCGGGACGCGCGCGGCTGGAAGGATCGCGTGCGCGAAGGAAGCCTGCGCGCATTCCGCCACAAGAGTGAGTTCCGCGCTACTGCGCTAGGTGGCGTCGATACGGCCGAACTGCTGATGCGCCTCGGACGTCAGCTGGGCTATAGGCTAGTCACCCGTAATACCGATACCGGAGAGATCCTGATTGCAGGTAAACGTGGTGCTCTTACAAAGCTAGGCTACATTTCGGCCCATTTGGCGATCGTGGTCATCTGCATTGGCGGCCTGCTGGACAGCAATCTGCCTATTCAGCTGCAGATGTGGTTCTCTGGGAAGACTGCGACCGAGTTGGATACGGAGGTAGACGCAGTTTCTCCGGATCACCGACTACCCCCTTCAAACCCGACTTTCCGCGGGTTCTCTCTTGTACCCGAAGGGCGGCAAACTAGCACGGTCGTACTTAGTCGCCGGGACGGTTCCTTGATCCAAGACCTGCCGTTTTCAATTCAGCTGAAAAAGTTCGTGGTTGATTATTATTCAACCGGCATGCCCAAACTTTTCGCCAGTGATATCGTGGTCACGGACCATAAGACTGGGCAACGCGTTCAGGCACGCGTCCAAGTGAACAAGCCGTTCACCTACGACGGCATTTCAATTTATCAATCCAGCTTTCAGGACGGCGGATCCAAGGTCGCGATGACCGTGTGGCCGATGGCCGGCACAGGAGAATTCACGGAGCAGCTTCAAGGCGTAATCGGGGGCGTTACGCAGATTCACCTTCCGGCCGCCGGAGAAAATAGAGAGATCGTGGAGCTGACCGACTTTCGTTCGATCAACGTCGAAGACACTCATAACGCGGACGATGTCCGTAGTGCGCGAGGCGCTCTGAAGGAACATTCTCTCGAGAAGGAGATTGACGCACGACTCGGATCGGGCGCGAAAAGTAATCTACCTACGAGATTACGAAATCTAGGGCCCTCGATGCAGTACAAGGTTCGCGATATCAACGGGCAGGCCCACGAATATCAAACCTTCATGCTTCCAGTAAATATCTCCGGCCAGCAGGTGTTTATGAGCGGCGTAAGGCTGGGGGTCAACGATTCATTCCGCTTTCTCAGGATCCCCGCAGACGATTATAATTCAGTAAGGGACTGGATGAATCTTCGAGCCGCCCTGCAGTCTCCGAGCATGCGGAGCCAGGCCGTATCCCGATTCGTACGGCGTTCGTATTCGGATGCAGATACTGACGCTCAGAAAGTTGCTGCATCCGACGTATCTCGGCTGCTAGACCACTTCGCTGGGGCCGAGGGAACTAAGAGCCCAATGACAGTCCCGGCATCAGCCGGCGGCTTCATGGCGATTGCTGGCTTGATCGACCACTCCATGCCTGCGGCGCAACAGGAGAAGGCGGTGATGGCCCTCCTACGCACGCTCAACGGTGTTATGTGGGATCTATGGCAGCTATCTCGCATTAAGCATGGCGAGCCTGAGACGAAACAAGATCCGTCACATATGTCCTTTATCCGGGCTTCGGTCGATGCACTGTCAGACAGCTTCTACTACGGCGCGCCGATCTTCCTCCAACTTGACTCGTTCACGCAAGTTCAGGCGTCGGCATTCCAGTTGACTCGGGCACCAGGTAAGCGCTTCGTATATATCGGTAGCCTTTTGCTGGTGATCGGCATCTTCTCGATGTTCTATGTGCGCGAGCGGCGCCTCTGGTTCTGGATCAAGAGTTCAAAAGAAGGTGGCGCAGAAGTCTTGATGGCGATGTCCACCGCTCGACGTACGCTTGACTTCGAGAGGGAGTTTGTACGTACGCGCGACGCGGTACACATCGCACTGGACACGAAAAGCGCTCAGACACGCTGA
- a CDS encoding cytochrome P460 family protein, translating into MLKRLSVISAVLIACASFSTGAWADSDGQDLPTVKRQLPQYTADGQLLLPKNFHQWIYVGSPLTPNALNGGKANFPEYHNVYIEPGSYAIYKKTGEFPEGTIFVKELQLTTPQQFPDGSRNEPSGRGLFPGKFNGADVTVKDSKRFAATDGWGYFNFNHFEPKAKMAKVKAKEECAYCHIASAKKDDVWTQFYRLLDDDGHLNPNYKPEAQ; encoded by the coding sequence ATGTTGAAGCGACTCTCAGTCATTAGTGCAGTATTGATCGCGTGCGCATCATTTAGCACCGGCGCTTGGGCTGACTCGGATGGACAAGACCTTCCCACGGTAAAGCGGCAACTGCCGCAATACACCGCAGATGGCCAGCTTCTGCTTCCAAAGAACTTCCACCAATGGATCTACGTCGGAAGTCCGTTGACGCCGAACGCCCTTAACGGAGGGAAGGCAAACTTCCCCGAGTACCACAACGTCTACATTGAGCCGGGTTCGTACGCAATCTACAAGAAAACCGGCGAATTCCCTGAAGGGACCATCTTTGTCAAAGAACTTCAGCTGACGACGCCGCAGCAGTTTCCTGATGGTTCAAGAAATGAGCCGTCCGGTCGAGGCCTGTTCCCTGGGAAGTTCAACGGCGCTGATGTCACGGTGAAAGATTCAAAGCGTTTCGCCGCGACAGACGGTTGGGGATACTTCAACTTCAATCACTTCGAGCCGAAGGCAAAGATGGCGAAAGTCAAGGCGAAAGAGGAATGCGCATACTGCCACATTGCTAGTGCAAAGAAGGATGACGTCTGGACGCAGTTCTATCGACTGCTTGACGATGATGGGCACCTGAACCCGAACTACAAGCCCGAAGCCCAATAA